The following proteins are encoded in a genomic region of Arachis ipaensis cultivar K30076 chromosome B02, Araip1.1, whole genome shotgun sequence:
- the LOC107624757 gene encoding uncharacterized protein LOC107624757 isoform X1 — protein sequence MLQTDVVGLDCSTCCKQLTVELRIAAMSSLVQHLQAPTSIPKTLISIFSFSFSPPFLSTISISRRTLPCSALRTTHDRHEPSHKLNHLEFSDTDNEDENEELDVNALEQEAKDAVEAYSTSLSRILTIDDEKNDIKQTAKRHKRGKTGANNVRIPDNLLPRVAIVGRPNVGKSALFNRLVGGNRAIVVDEPGVTRDRLYGRSYWGDREFMVVDTGGVLTLSKSQANVMEDLAITTTVGMDGIPLATREAAVARMPSMIERQAVAAVEESSVIVFVVDGQAGPSAADEEIADWLRRNYSDKCVILAVNKCESPRKGILQASEFWSLGFEPIPISAISGTGTGDLLDLVCLGLQKVEEPNNIDEEEDYVPAISIVGRPNVGKSSILNALVGEDRTIVSPVSGTTRDAIDTEFTGPDGQKFQLIDTAGIRKRAAVASAGSTTEALSVNRAFRAIRRSDVVALVIEAMACITEQDYKIAERIEQEGKGCVIVVNKWDTIPNKNQQTATYYEQDVREKLRILDWAPIVYSTAIAGHSVDKIIDAASEVEKERSRRLGTSILNQVVLEAVAFKPPPRTRAGKRGRVYYCTQAAIRPPTFVFFVNDAKLFPETYRRYMERQLRTDAGFSGTPIRLLWRSRRRVGKDEGKAQESK from the exons ATGTTGCAAACGGATGTTGTGGGACTGGACTG CTCCACTTGTTGTAAACAGTTAACAGTTGAGTTGAGAATTGCTGCAATGTCATCTCTTGTTCAGCACTTGCAAGCTCCCACTTCCATCCCTAAAACCCTGATCTCGATTTTCTCATTCTCTTTCTCCCCTCCCTTCCTTTCCACTATTTCCATCTCCCGTCGGACACTCCCCTGCTCCGCCCTACGCACCACCCATGACCGCCACGAACCGTCCCACAAACTCAACCACCTCGAATTTTCCGACACTGACAACGAAGATGAAAACGAGGAGCTTGATGTCAACGCGCTAGAGCAAGAAGCCAAGGACGCTGTCGAAGCTTACTCTACCTCTCTCTCTCGCATTCTCACCATTG ATGACGAGAAAAATGATATTAAGCAAACAGCTAAAAGACACAAGAGGGGTAAAACCGGAGCTAACAATGTCAGG ATCCCTGACAACCTTCTCCCAAGAGTTGCAATTGTAGGGAGGCCAAATGTTGGCAAATCAGCCTTGTTCAACCGTCTTGTTGGG GGAAACAGGGCAATTGTGGTGGACGAACCTGGGGTGACTAGGGATCGCTTGTATGGTAGGTCCTACTGGGGAGACCGTGAATTCATGGTGGTGGACACAGGCGGGGTTCTTACTCTTTCAAAATCACAAGCTAATGTTATGGAAGATCTGGCTATTACTACTACAGTTGGTATGGATGGTATTCCGCTTGCCACTAGAGAGGCTGCAGTTGCCAGGATGCCATCAATGATTGAGAGGCAAGCGGTTGCAGCTGTCGAAGAATCATCTGTTATTGTTTTCGTTGTTGATGGTCAG GCAGGTCCATCGGCTGCCGATGAGGAGATTGCGGATTGGCTTCGTAGAAACTACTCAGATAAATGTGTCATTCTTGCAGTTAACAAGTGTGAATCTCCACGCAAAGGAATTTTGCAGGCATCTGAATTTTGGTCCCTTGG GTTTGAACCAATTCCAATATCAGCTATATCAGGCACTGGAACTGGAGATCTTCTTGATCTTGTTTGTTTAGGGTTGCAAAAAGTTGAG GAGCCAAACAAtattgatgaagaagaagattatGTTCCTGCAATCTCAATTGTTGGCAGACCAAATGTTGGCAAAAGTAGCATTTTGAATGCACTAGTTGGTGAGGACAGAACAATAGTAAGCCCTGTCAGTGGCACTACACGTGATGCCATTGATACTGAATTTACCGGACCAGATGGCCAG AAATTCCAGCTTATTGATACTGCCGGAATCAGGAAAAGAGCAGCTGTAGCCTCAGCTGGAAGTACCACAGAGGCTTTGTCAGTGAATAGAGCATTTCGTGCTATTCGCCGTTCTGATGTTGTTGCCCTTGTAATTGAGGCCATGGCTTGTATCACAGAACAG GACTACAAGATAGCTGAAAGAATAGAACAAGAAGGGAAAGGTTGTGTAATAGTTGTTAACAAGTGGGATACAATACCAAATAAGAACCAGCAGACTGCAACATACTATGAGCAAGATGTCAGAGAGAAGCTTCGAATACTTGACTGGGCTCCAATTGTTTATTCTACTGCAATAGCTGGCCATAGTGTTGACAA GATTATTGATGCTGCTAGTGAGGTTGAAAAGGAGAGATCAAGAAGACTCGGAACTTCTATACTAAATCAAGTAGTGCTGGAAGCAGTGGCTTTTAAGCCTCCTCCTAGGACACGAGCTGGTAAAAGAGGGCGTGTTTACTATTGTACACAG GCTGCTATAAGGCCCCCTACATTTGTGTTCTTTGTCAATGATGCAAAACTTTTTCCTGAGACTTACCGCCGCTATATGGAGAGGCAACTGCGTACTGATGCTGGTTTTTCTGGTACACCCATTCGGCTTTTGTGGCGTAGCAGAAGGAGAGTGGGAAAAGATGAAG GCAAAGCACAAGAATCCAAATGA
- the LOC107624757 gene encoding uncharacterized protein LOC107624757 isoform X2: protein MLQTDVVGLDCSTCCKQLTVELRIAAMSSLVQHLQAPTSIPKTLISIFSFSFSPPFLSTISISRRTLPCSALRTTHDRHEPSHKLNHLEFSDTDNEDENEELDVNALEQEAKDAVEAYSTSLSRILTIDDEKNDIKQTAKRHKRGKTGANNVRIPDNLLPRVAIVGRPNVGKSALFNRLVGGNRAIVVDEPGVTRDRLYGRSYWGDREFMVVDTGGVLTLSKSQANVMEDLAITTTVGMDGIPLATREAAVARMPSMIERQAVAAVEESSVIVFVVDGQAGPSAADEEIADWLRRNYSDKCVILAVNKCESPRKGILQASEFWSLGFEPIPISAISGTGTGDLLDLVCLGLQKVEEPNNIDEEEDYVPAISIVGRPNVGKSSILNALVGEDRTIVSPVSGTTRDAIDTEFTGPDGQKFQLIDTAGIRKRAAVASAGSTTEALSVNRAFRAIRRSDVVALVIEAMACITEQDYKIAERIEQEGKGCVIVVNKWDTIPNKNQQTATYYEQDVREKLRILDWAPIVYSTAIAGHSVDKIIDAASEVEKERSRRLGTSILNQVVLEAVAFKPPPRTRAGKRGRVYYCTQTYRRYMERQLRTDAGFSGTPIRLLWRSRRRVGKDEGKAQESK from the exons ATGTTGCAAACGGATGTTGTGGGACTGGACTG CTCCACTTGTTGTAAACAGTTAACAGTTGAGTTGAGAATTGCTGCAATGTCATCTCTTGTTCAGCACTTGCAAGCTCCCACTTCCATCCCTAAAACCCTGATCTCGATTTTCTCATTCTCTTTCTCCCCTCCCTTCCTTTCCACTATTTCCATCTCCCGTCGGACACTCCCCTGCTCCGCCCTACGCACCACCCATGACCGCCACGAACCGTCCCACAAACTCAACCACCTCGAATTTTCCGACACTGACAACGAAGATGAAAACGAGGAGCTTGATGTCAACGCGCTAGAGCAAGAAGCCAAGGACGCTGTCGAAGCTTACTCTACCTCTCTCTCTCGCATTCTCACCATTG ATGACGAGAAAAATGATATTAAGCAAACAGCTAAAAGACACAAGAGGGGTAAAACCGGAGCTAACAATGTCAGG ATCCCTGACAACCTTCTCCCAAGAGTTGCAATTGTAGGGAGGCCAAATGTTGGCAAATCAGCCTTGTTCAACCGTCTTGTTGGG GGAAACAGGGCAATTGTGGTGGACGAACCTGGGGTGACTAGGGATCGCTTGTATGGTAGGTCCTACTGGGGAGACCGTGAATTCATGGTGGTGGACACAGGCGGGGTTCTTACTCTTTCAAAATCACAAGCTAATGTTATGGAAGATCTGGCTATTACTACTACAGTTGGTATGGATGGTATTCCGCTTGCCACTAGAGAGGCTGCAGTTGCCAGGATGCCATCAATGATTGAGAGGCAAGCGGTTGCAGCTGTCGAAGAATCATCTGTTATTGTTTTCGTTGTTGATGGTCAG GCAGGTCCATCGGCTGCCGATGAGGAGATTGCGGATTGGCTTCGTAGAAACTACTCAGATAAATGTGTCATTCTTGCAGTTAACAAGTGTGAATCTCCACGCAAAGGAATTTTGCAGGCATCTGAATTTTGGTCCCTTGG GTTTGAACCAATTCCAATATCAGCTATATCAGGCACTGGAACTGGAGATCTTCTTGATCTTGTTTGTTTAGGGTTGCAAAAAGTTGAG GAGCCAAACAAtattgatgaagaagaagattatGTTCCTGCAATCTCAATTGTTGGCAGACCAAATGTTGGCAAAAGTAGCATTTTGAATGCACTAGTTGGTGAGGACAGAACAATAGTAAGCCCTGTCAGTGGCACTACACGTGATGCCATTGATACTGAATTTACCGGACCAGATGGCCAG AAATTCCAGCTTATTGATACTGCCGGAATCAGGAAAAGAGCAGCTGTAGCCTCAGCTGGAAGTACCACAGAGGCTTTGTCAGTGAATAGAGCATTTCGTGCTATTCGCCGTTCTGATGTTGTTGCCCTTGTAATTGAGGCCATGGCTTGTATCACAGAACAG GACTACAAGATAGCTGAAAGAATAGAACAAGAAGGGAAAGGTTGTGTAATAGTTGTTAACAAGTGGGATACAATACCAAATAAGAACCAGCAGACTGCAACATACTATGAGCAAGATGTCAGAGAGAAGCTTCGAATACTTGACTGGGCTCCAATTGTTTATTCTACTGCAATAGCTGGCCATAGTGTTGACAA GATTATTGATGCTGCTAGTGAGGTTGAAAAGGAGAGATCAAGAAGACTCGGAACTTCTATACTAAATCAAGTAGTGCTGGAAGCAGTGGCTTTTAAGCCTCCTCCTAGGACACGAGCTGGTAAAAGAGGGCGTGTTTACTATTGTACACAG ACTTACCGCCGCTATATGGAGAGGCAACTGCGTACTGATGCTGGTTTTTCTGGTACACCCATTCGGCTTTTGTGGCGTAGCAGAAGGAGAGTGGGAAAAGATGAAG GCAAAGCACAAGAATCCAAATGA
- the LOC107624757 gene encoding uncharacterized protein LOC107624757 isoform X4, with amino-acid sequence MLQTDVVGLDCSTCCKQLTVELRIAAMSSLVQHLQAPTSIPKTLISIFSFSFSPPFLSTISISRRTLPCSALRTTHDRHEPSHKLNHLEFSDTDNEDENEELDVNALEQEAKDAVEAYSTSLSRILTIDDEKNDIKQTAKRHKRGKTGANNVRIPDNLLPRVAIVGRPNVGKSALFNRLVGGNRAIVVDEPGVTRDRLYGRSYWGDREFMVVDTGGVLTLSKSQANVMEDLAITTTVGMDGIPLATREAAVARMPSMIERQAVAAVEESSVIVFVVDGQAGPSAADEEIADWLRRNYSDKCVILAVNKCESPRKGILQASEFWSLGFEPIPISAISGTGTGDLLDLVCLGLQKVEKFQLIDTAGIRKRAAVASAGSTTEALSVNRAFRAIRRSDVVALVIEAMACITEQDYKIAERIEQEGKGCVIVVNKWDTIPNKNQQTATYYEQDVREKLRILDWAPIVYSTAIAGHSVDKIIDAASEVEKERSRRLGTSILNQVVLEAVAFKPPPRTRAGKRGRVYYCTQAAIRPPTFVFFVNDAKLFPETYRRYMERQLRTDAGFSGTPIRLLWRSRRRVGKDEGKAQESK; translated from the exons ATGTTGCAAACGGATGTTGTGGGACTGGACTG CTCCACTTGTTGTAAACAGTTAACAGTTGAGTTGAGAATTGCTGCAATGTCATCTCTTGTTCAGCACTTGCAAGCTCCCACTTCCATCCCTAAAACCCTGATCTCGATTTTCTCATTCTCTTTCTCCCCTCCCTTCCTTTCCACTATTTCCATCTCCCGTCGGACACTCCCCTGCTCCGCCCTACGCACCACCCATGACCGCCACGAACCGTCCCACAAACTCAACCACCTCGAATTTTCCGACACTGACAACGAAGATGAAAACGAGGAGCTTGATGTCAACGCGCTAGAGCAAGAAGCCAAGGACGCTGTCGAAGCTTACTCTACCTCTCTCTCTCGCATTCTCACCATTG ATGACGAGAAAAATGATATTAAGCAAACAGCTAAAAGACACAAGAGGGGTAAAACCGGAGCTAACAATGTCAGG ATCCCTGACAACCTTCTCCCAAGAGTTGCAATTGTAGGGAGGCCAAATGTTGGCAAATCAGCCTTGTTCAACCGTCTTGTTGGG GGAAACAGGGCAATTGTGGTGGACGAACCTGGGGTGACTAGGGATCGCTTGTATGGTAGGTCCTACTGGGGAGACCGTGAATTCATGGTGGTGGACACAGGCGGGGTTCTTACTCTTTCAAAATCACAAGCTAATGTTATGGAAGATCTGGCTATTACTACTACAGTTGGTATGGATGGTATTCCGCTTGCCACTAGAGAGGCTGCAGTTGCCAGGATGCCATCAATGATTGAGAGGCAAGCGGTTGCAGCTGTCGAAGAATCATCTGTTATTGTTTTCGTTGTTGATGGTCAG GCAGGTCCATCGGCTGCCGATGAGGAGATTGCGGATTGGCTTCGTAGAAACTACTCAGATAAATGTGTCATTCTTGCAGTTAACAAGTGTGAATCTCCACGCAAAGGAATTTTGCAGGCATCTGAATTTTGGTCCCTTGG GTTTGAACCAATTCCAATATCAGCTATATCAGGCACTGGAACTGGAGATCTTCTTGATCTTGTTTGTTTAGGGTTGCAAAAAGTTGAG AAATTCCAGCTTATTGATACTGCCGGAATCAGGAAAAGAGCAGCTGTAGCCTCAGCTGGAAGTACCACAGAGGCTTTGTCAGTGAATAGAGCATTTCGTGCTATTCGCCGTTCTGATGTTGTTGCCCTTGTAATTGAGGCCATGGCTTGTATCACAGAACAG GACTACAAGATAGCTGAAAGAATAGAACAAGAAGGGAAAGGTTGTGTAATAGTTGTTAACAAGTGGGATACAATACCAAATAAGAACCAGCAGACTGCAACATACTATGAGCAAGATGTCAGAGAGAAGCTTCGAATACTTGACTGGGCTCCAATTGTTTATTCTACTGCAATAGCTGGCCATAGTGTTGACAA GATTATTGATGCTGCTAGTGAGGTTGAAAAGGAGAGATCAAGAAGACTCGGAACTTCTATACTAAATCAAGTAGTGCTGGAAGCAGTGGCTTTTAAGCCTCCTCCTAGGACACGAGCTGGTAAAAGAGGGCGTGTTTACTATTGTACACAG GCTGCTATAAGGCCCCCTACATTTGTGTTCTTTGTCAATGATGCAAAACTTTTTCCTGAGACTTACCGCCGCTATATGGAGAGGCAACTGCGTACTGATGCTGGTTTTTCTGGTACACCCATTCGGCTTTTGTGGCGTAGCAGAAGGAGAGTGGGAAAAGATGAAG GCAAAGCACAAGAATCCAAATGA
- the LOC107624757 gene encoding uncharacterized protein LOC107624757 isoform X3, which produces MSSLVQHLQAPTSIPKTLISIFSFSFSPPFLSTISISRRTLPCSALRTTHDRHEPSHKLNHLEFSDTDNEDENEELDVNALEQEAKDAVEAYSTSLSRILTIDDEKNDIKQTAKRHKRGKTGANNVRIPDNLLPRVAIVGRPNVGKSALFNRLVGGNRAIVVDEPGVTRDRLYGRSYWGDREFMVVDTGGVLTLSKSQANVMEDLAITTTVGMDGIPLATREAAVARMPSMIERQAVAAVEESSVIVFVVDGQAGPSAADEEIADWLRRNYSDKCVILAVNKCESPRKGILQASEFWSLGFEPIPISAISGTGTGDLLDLVCLGLQKVEEPNNIDEEEDYVPAISIVGRPNVGKSSILNALVGEDRTIVSPVSGTTRDAIDTEFTGPDGQKFQLIDTAGIRKRAAVASAGSTTEALSVNRAFRAIRRSDVVALVIEAMACITEQDYKIAERIEQEGKGCVIVVNKWDTIPNKNQQTATYYEQDVREKLRILDWAPIVYSTAIAGHSVDKIIDAASEVEKERSRRLGTSILNQVVLEAVAFKPPPRTRAGKRGRVYYCTQAAIRPPTFVFFVNDAKLFPETYRRYMERQLRTDAGFSGTPIRLLWRSRRRVGKDEGKAQESK; this is translated from the exons ATGTCATCTCTTGTTCAGCACTTGCAAGCTCCCACTTCCATCCCTAAAACCCTGATCTCGATTTTCTCATTCTCTTTCTCCCCTCCCTTCCTTTCCACTATTTCCATCTCCCGTCGGACACTCCCCTGCTCCGCCCTACGCACCACCCATGACCGCCACGAACCGTCCCACAAACTCAACCACCTCGAATTTTCCGACACTGACAACGAAGATGAAAACGAGGAGCTTGATGTCAACGCGCTAGAGCAAGAAGCCAAGGACGCTGTCGAAGCTTACTCTACCTCTCTCTCTCGCATTCTCACCATTG ATGACGAGAAAAATGATATTAAGCAAACAGCTAAAAGACACAAGAGGGGTAAAACCGGAGCTAACAATGTCAGG ATCCCTGACAACCTTCTCCCAAGAGTTGCAATTGTAGGGAGGCCAAATGTTGGCAAATCAGCCTTGTTCAACCGTCTTGTTGGG GGAAACAGGGCAATTGTGGTGGACGAACCTGGGGTGACTAGGGATCGCTTGTATGGTAGGTCCTACTGGGGAGACCGTGAATTCATGGTGGTGGACACAGGCGGGGTTCTTACTCTTTCAAAATCACAAGCTAATGTTATGGAAGATCTGGCTATTACTACTACAGTTGGTATGGATGGTATTCCGCTTGCCACTAGAGAGGCTGCAGTTGCCAGGATGCCATCAATGATTGAGAGGCAAGCGGTTGCAGCTGTCGAAGAATCATCTGTTATTGTTTTCGTTGTTGATGGTCAG GCAGGTCCATCGGCTGCCGATGAGGAGATTGCGGATTGGCTTCGTAGAAACTACTCAGATAAATGTGTCATTCTTGCAGTTAACAAGTGTGAATCTCCACGCAAAGGAATTTTGCAGGCATCTGAATTTTGGTCCCTTGG GTTTGAACCAATTCCAATATCAGCTATATCAGGCACTGGAACTGGAGATCTTCTTGATCTTGTTTGTTTAGGGTTGCAAAAAGTTGAG GAGCCAAACAAtattgatgaagaagaagattatGTTCCTGCAATCTCAATTGTTGGCAGACCAAATGTTGGCAAAAGTAGCATTTTGAATGCACTAGTTGGTGAGGACAGAACAATAGTAAGCCCTGTCAGTGGCACTACACGTGATGCCATTGATACTGAATTTACCGGACCAGATGGCCAG AAATTCCAGCTTATTGATACTGCCGGAATCAGGAAAAGAGCAGCTGTAGCCTCAGCTGGAAGTACCACAGAGGCTTTGTCAGTGAATAGAGCATTTCGTGCTATTCGCCGTTCTGATGTTGTTGCCCTTGTAATTGAGGCCATGGCTTGTATCACAGAACAG GACTACAAGATAGCTGAAAGAATAGAACAAGAAGGGAAAGGTTGTGTAATAGTTGTTAACAAGTGGGATACAATACCAAATAAGAACCAGCAGACTGCAACATACTATGAGCAAGATGTCAGAGAGAAGCTTCGAATACTTGACTGGGCTCCAATTGTTTATTCTACTGCAATAGCTGGCCATAGTGTTGACAA GATTATTGATGCTGCTAGTGAGGTTGAAAAGGAGAGATCAAGAAGACTCGGAACTTCTATACTAAATCAAGTAGTGCTGGAAGCAGTGGCTTTTAAGCCTCCTCCTAGGACACGAGCTGGTAAAAGAGGGCGTGTTTACTATTGTACACAG GCTGCTATAAGGCCCCCTACATTTGTGTTCTTTGTCAATGATGCAAAACTTTTTCCTGAGACTTACCGCCGCTATATGGAGAGGCAACTGCGTACTGATGCTGGTTTTTCTGGTACACCCATTCGGCTTTTGTGGCGTAGCAGAAGGAGAGTGGGAAAAGATGAAG GCAAAGCACAAGAATCCAAATGA
- the LOC107624757 gene encoding uncharacterized protein LOC107624757 isoform X5 — translation MIIPDNLLPRVAIVGRPNVGKSALFNRLVGGNRAIVVDEPGVTRDRLYGRSYWGDREFMVVDTGGVLTLSKSQANVMEDLAITTTVGMDGIPLATREAAVARMPSMIERQAVAAVEESSVIVFVVDGQAGPSAADEEIADWLRRNYSDKCVILAVNKCESPRKGILQASEFWSLGFEPIPISAISGTGTGDLLDLVCLGLQKVEEPNNIDEEEDYVPAISIVGRPNVGKSSILNALVGEDRTIVSPVSGTTRDAIDTEFTGPDGQKFQLIDTAGIRKRAAVASAGSTTEALSVNRAFRAIRRSDVVALVIEAMACITEQDYKIAERIEQEGKGCVIVVNKWDTIPNKNQQTATYYEQDVREKLRILDWAPIVYSTAIAGHSVDKIIDAASEVEKERSRRLGTSILNQVVLEAVAFKPPPRTRAGKRGRVYYCTQAAIRPPTFVFFVNDAKLFPETYRRYMERQLRTDAGFSGTPIRLLWRSRRRVGKDEGKAQESK, via the exons ATGATT ATCCCTGACAACCTTCTCCCAAGAGTTGCAATTGTAGGGAGGCCAAATGTTGGCAAATCAGCCTTGTTCAACCGTCTTGTTGGG GGAAACAGGGCAATTGTGGTGGACGAACCTGGGGTGACTAGGGATCGCTTGTATGGTAGGTCCTACTGGGGAGACCGTGAATTCATGGTGGTGGACACAGGCGGGGTTCTTACTCTTTCAAAATCACAAGCTAATGTTATGGAAGATCTGGCTATTACTACTACAGTTGGTATGGATGGTATTCCGCTTGCCACTAGAGAGGCTGCAGTTGCCAGGATGCCATCAATGATTGAGAGGCAAGCGGTTGCAGCTGTCGAAGAATCATCTGTTATTGTTTTCGTTGTTGATGGTCAG GCAGGTCCATCGGCTGCCGATGAGGAGATTGCGGATTGGCTTCGTAGAAACTACTCAGATAAATGTGTCATTCTTGCAGTTAACAAGTGTGAATCTCCACGCAAAGGAATTTTGCAGGCATCTGAATTTTGGTCCCTTGG GTTTGAACCAATTCCAATATCAGCTATATCAGGCACTGGAACTGGAGATCTTCTTGATCTTGTTTGTTTAGGGTTGCAAAAAGTTGAG GAGCCAAACAAtattgatgaagaagaagattatGTTCCTGCAATCTCAATTGTTGGCAGACCAAATGTTGGCAAAAGTAGCATTTTGAATGCACTAGTTGGTGAGGACAGAACAATAGTAAGCCCTGTCAGTGGCACTACACGTGATGCCATTGATACTGAATTTACCGGACCAGATGGCCAG AAATTCCAGCTTATTGATACTGCCGGAATCAGGAAAAGAGCAGCTGTAGCCTCAGCTGGAAGTACCACAGAGGCTTTGTCAGTGAATAGAGCATTTCGTGCTATTCGCCGTTCTGATGTTGTTGCCCTTGTAATTGAGGCCATGGCTTGTATCACAGAACAG GACTACAAGATAGCTGAAAGAATAGAACAAGAAGGGAAAGGTTGTGTAATAGTTGTTAACAAGTGGGATACAATACCAAATAAGAACCAGCAGACTGCAACATACTATGAGCAAGATGTCAGAGAGAAGCTTCGAATACTTGACTGGGCTCCAATTGTTTATTCTACTGCAATAGCTGGCCATAGTGTTGACAA GATTATTGATGCTGCTAGTGAGGTTGAAAAGGAGAGATCAAGAAGACTCGGAACTTCTATACTAAATCAAGTAGTGCTGGAAGCAGTGGCTTTTAAGCCTCCTCCTAGGACACGAGCTGGTAAAAGAGGGCGTGTTTACTATTGTACACAG GCTGCTATAAGGCCCCCTACATTTGTGTTCTTTGTCAATGATGCAAAACTTTTTCCTGAGACTTACCGCCGCTATATGGAGAGGCAACTGCGTACTGATGCTGGTTTTTCTGGTACACCCATTCGGCTTTTGTGGCGTAGCAGAAGGAGAGTGGGAAAAGATGAAG GCAAAGCACAAGAATCCAAATGA